In Delphinus delphis chromosome 11, mDelDel1.2, whole genome shotgun sequence, one genomic interval encodes:
- the ASCL4 gene encoding achaete-scute homolog 4, with the protein MMEKRKQAGLLTLPYHLLPGPMGVPGSLPRLPLRDPFRVSLRLDAACWERGGCASRRPYLPLPLDGAFEPAFLRKRNERERQRVRCVNEGYARLRAHLPRELADKRLSKVETLRAAIRYIKHLQELLERHARGQEGAAGAGSSLRAECNSDGESKASSAPSPSSEPEEGAC; encoded by the coding sequence ACTGCTGACCCTGCCGTACCACCTGCTCCCGGGGCCCATGGGCGTGCCTGGGTCCCTGCCCCGCCTTCCCCTGCGGGACCCCTTCAGGGTCTCCTTGCGTCTGGACGCCGCGTGCTGGGAGCGGGGCGGCTGCGCCTCGCGGCGGCCGTACTTGCCCCTGCCGCTGGACGGCGCCTTCGAGCCCGCCTTCCTCCGCAAGCGCAACGAACGCGAGCGGCAGCGGGTGCGCTGCGTGAACGAGGGCTACGCGCGCCTCCGAGCTCACCTGCCCCGCGAGCTGGCGGACAAGCGCCTCAGCAAAGTGGAGACGCTCCGCGCCGCCATCCGTTACATCAAGCACCTCCAGGAGCTGCTGGAGCGCCACGCGCGGGGTCAGGAGGGCGCGGCCGGCGCCGGCTCCTCACTCAGGGCCGAATGCAACAGCGACGGCGAGTCCAAGGCCTCGTCGGCGCCTTCGCCCAGCAGCGAGCCCGAGGAGGGGGCCTGTTAG